One Prunus dulcis unplaced genomic scaffold, ALMONDv2, whole genome shotgun sequence genomic window, ATTAAATCGCTAGCTATATAATTAAGGTTTAACGTgtgtcttatttttttatttgtatttttacatttttctaCTGAAAATTTTGTGGATCGTGTGTTGAGACTCAAAAAATCTACGGTTCGGCCCAATGCGATACCTTATTGAGAAGAAACTCGATTTAGGCATGCGCAAATTCGTCATATATGCTTGCACACATGCCACGCCAAACAAATAAGCTACACGCTACGCTATAAGCCTAAGTGGGCCAAAGCCACTAGAATGCCCGgagcttgcttgagtgggttgtggcaTGAATGGTAATAAGTTGTCATGAGCCCATTGATGGACCAAGAAATGGAGGTCCCGgattgcttgggagcctcagAACCCAAGCCTATtttttaggcccaaatatgtggATAAGCATGAAAGGGAAAATAGCCCATTACCTTAGAAAAAAAGGGCCCATCACTTTGGGAAGTTGGCCCATCCTTTTAGTGAATTAGCCAATTACCTTAAAGAATGACCCAAGTGACCAACAAAATATCTTAAAGTCTCCAGCACATGGCTGGAGACAAAATCATGACAAAAACCAAAAGTCATTCACATCTGTAGACTGCTGGAATCTCCAACACACGGGAGGGAACAAGTTTCAAGCAAAAACATCCAAAAACTAAGGGATACTTGAGCAAATCACCCTTTGAACCAGCATACATACCTAATTCTTTCCCTTGTCAGACTTGTCCATGGAaggaggaaggaaagaaaggaagggGGATGATTGAAAATAGGAATTCTTCACCAGGGCAGCTGCGAAAAAAGGGaccttgagctcccaaaatccctgattttgtgcaaaagAGCAAAGTAGATTTCACCAAAATAGGATGATTAAAAGAATGAGgggagaaaggaagggaaagacttggcaaaattggatagaaaccattagggtttcttggaaaatgtCAGCTTCCAGCGGCTATAAAAGAGGCCTCTTCTACCCGACAAGCATCAACCACATCAGAGAgaaagcttcctctcttactcCCAAAACCCAACAATTTCGTGCTCAGCCCATCATTTTCCCTTAGTTTTCCCTATTGGCAAGCTGTTCTAACACTTGACAGAGtctctgtcaagctgccgaaAAAACACTCAAgccaccattttctctctttttcctcatGCTCAACCAAACCTCTTTGCAAATTCCTTTCTCTCCTACCTTAATACCCCATCTTTCCCCTAGGAACACTTAGTTTTCTCTTCAGTAAACTCATGACAATtttgctcccatgccacaagcttctcatgccaagctagaaaatttatttgtaagttGCTGTTGTTTTGGTTAGTGAAGGTAACCAAGATGCTTCATAAGGCTCTACTGCCCTTTCGAAACATTTTTAGGGCTTGATTTTTGAACTCAGACAAATGAgacaatttcatcaatctgCCATTTACGACAGCCCATCCAATTTAcagctgccggaagaaaaaTGCCCCTAAATCGTGTAGTGACACACCTGTGtaacattaattaaataaatttgaagtCCATTTCAACATTATTTCGATGGTCCAAACTTTGGAGGAAGCATATGGACCTTTAATGTTAcacttattatttttagttatgtGATTACTTTTGTTAGATAAACATTGTTCTTGCTTAGTAAaccattttaaaataaaaattcgtGAAAATATAATGTGTGTTCATATGAACAcataaaagatttttttttttttttaataataaaaagaagaagaagaagaagcttgatTAACAAACGAGAGGTGAGAAGAATGTGTTTGGTTTCCTGTTACTTTAATTGATAGTTTCGTAGCAATTACtaaatttcatgcaatttttgtttctaaatTACCCTTGTATTAAATTTGAACCCCCACTTTTAaatagggagattcactattatacccaatatgggggccgaaattataaaaataccctatataaaatggactttagaaacacacccaaagcccatttacaacataacaaaaaaccttttaacttcttataaattacaaaactgccatcaatttcttaaaacaagcccaaccccaaaatctcataaaaatacccaaagcactcaataaggcatcaaagtaatttaataatcaatattaaattcaataaggctagatatcattttttgggttttttttgggtttgtttataggaattcaattgtgtagggtttatttataatattagtgctagaaatgggtatatcactaaatatctcttttaaATATGCAATGTGGAGGGTATTATTGTAAAAcaaacatattttattattgcaTAAACTAAATGTggaagtgaaaaaaaattccttgttttcattttccaagAATTCCCAAATAATGGAATGCAAGTCTTCTATTCACATGCCATAGAATGAGCATGACAACTTCGTTACCAAGGAGTCCATCCATTCTGTGAATCAAATGGGTTGTCACTTGAGCATGAAAGTCTTCTATTCATCTGCTCTAACAtgaaagtctttttttttttttttttcttttgtacaaGCAAATTTAGGACTTCGGGTGTAGTAGTAATGCTCTTTTGAACTACTTAAGCAACAAGCCCATTGctatcaaaattttttttttttaaatttttaaaattgtcatttgtgtaagtattattttttatttatcaaattgTGTATTCGTTTTTTTTCGATCGAAATTGTGTAATTCTTTAGAGGGGTGTTTTTCAATTAAATCTTTAATGCCCAAGGCCCAAAGGATGAGAAAGCCCTAGAAACCTTCAGTTTGGGCTAAGCCTTACTTGGGCCATGTGAAATATTATCAGGCCTGCCTTTGAGGACTCCTGTTCATTTGCCTCCCAGTTTCAACGTTTCAAAGTACGAGGCCCCTTCCACTATGTACCCTGCATTTGCAGAAGCGAGAAAACGACAGAAAACGGATAAGCAAAACGGCGGAACATTGTCACCCACCACCGCCTCTTCAGTCTTCAAGCCTCTCTGCTTTCTCTTATGTGATACCTGTTCTTCCTTTTGATAGCTTTTattcaactttaaaaaaagaaggaaacacGCTCGGGGTAAGCTTGTTCTCTCTAGCTCTATCTCTTCTGCTCTATAATCATTTCTCTCTGTTACAAACACCCAACCCAAGTCTGCaatctgtttttgtttttacccTCTTTGCTATATTTTCGTTTAAGCATGAGATTTTAAGTGTTGGGTTTTGGTTTCTGTACACTAGGAAGTGAAGTTATGGATATGGTGGTACCTTTAAAGCAAACCCCTGATGGGTTTTGCTCATTTCACAGAGTTCATAGGAACAGTACAAGAAAGAGTGGTACTTTTGGGGGTAGGGTTAGTGATAAGGTTGGTCCCACCACACCCAGTTCTGTGAGGGTCTTTGTTGGCTGCAGAACTCGGTTTCTTGTTCTGTCTGATAGCATTCAATGTAGAATACATGATGGTTACCAGAAACATAGGCGAAAGCCTGTACTTGTTGCGTCGAAGGTTGAAACGCTTAGTTCCAATGGTAGGTTGCAAAATGTTGAAAATACCCCACATGGGAGTTTGAATAAAATGGATTCTTCGAATGGTTTTGAGGAATTTGAGAGTAACAATCAGCTCCGTAGACTGGTTAGAAATGGGGAATTGGAAGAGGGATTTAAGTTTCTTGAGACCATGGTTTTTCGTGGCGATATTCCGGATAATATTGCGTGCACGAGTTTAATCCGTGGGTTTTGTAAGAGTGGAAAGACAAGGAAGGCGACACGGATTATGAACATTCTAGAAGAGTCCGGGGCTATTCTTGATGTTATAACTTACAACGTTTTGATTAGTGGGTACTGCAAAGCTGGTGAGATTGATAATGCTTTAAGGGTTTTAGACCGGATGAGTGTTTCTCCAGATGTTGTCACTTATAATACAATCCTGCGTACTTTGTGTGATAGTGGGAAATTGACACAAGCGATGGAAGTTCTTGATCGGCAGTTGCAAAGGGAGTGTTATCCGGATGTCATTACATATACCATACTGATTGAAGCAACTTGTAAGGAATATGGGGTTGAGCAGGCTATGAAGCTTTTGGATGAAATGAGGAGCAAAGGATGCAAGCCTGATGTGGTAACTTATAATGTTCTTATCAATGGTATTTGCAAGGAAGGGAGGTTGGATGAAGCAATCAGATTCTTGAATGAAATGCCATCATCTGATTGCCAACCAAACGTCATTAcccacaatattattttgCGTAGCATGTGTAGTACTGGGAGGTGGATGGATGCTGAGAAACTATTAGCTGACATGGTTCACAGAGGCTGCTCTCCTAGTGTTGTTACTTTCAATATTTTGATTAACTTCTTGTGCCGGAAGGGTTTATTGGGTCGAGCAATTGACATTTTGGAGAAGATGCCTAAGCACGGTTGTACTCCAAATTCCTTGAGTTACAACCCATTGCTTCATGGATTTTGCAAGGAAAAGAAGATGGATAGGGCAATTGAGTATTTGGATATAATGGTATCTCGGGGCTGTTATCCCGACATTGTGACCTACAATACTTTGCTCACAGCCTTGTGCAAAGATGGAAAGGTTGATAACGCAGTTGGGATACTCAATCAACTAAGTAGCAAGGGTTGCTCTCCTGTTCTAATCACGTACAATACAGTAATTGATGGGCTCTCAAAGGTGGGAAAAACAGAACGTGCCATAGAGCTTTTGGATGAGATGCGCAAAAAGGGTCTAAAGCCTGACATAATTACTTATTCTTCTCTTGTGGGAGGGCTTAGTAGAGAAGGAAAGGTTGATGAAGCAATTAAGTTTGTCCATGATTTGGAAGATTCGGGTATCAAGCCCAATGCAATTACTTTCAACTCCGTCATGTTGGGGCTTTGCAAGGCTAAGCAAACTGGTCGTGCAATCGATTTCCTGGCTTATATGGTATCAAAGGGATGTAAACCCACTGAAGCAACATACACCATTCTCATTGAAGGCATAGCTTATGAAGGCTTAGCAAAAGAGGCGTTGGAGTTATTGAACGAACTGTGCTGTAGAGGGGTTGTGAAGAAAAGTTCTGCTGAACAGGTGGCAGTCAGGATGTAGCCTTATACACAATTCATCTTTTGCTCTTGGATGGTAGGTTATTGTTAAATTATGCCTTTGGATTTCGTCAGCATCATTTCCCATTTTAATGACTTCCCAATGTCCAATTCTCACTCTTTTTCTGCCATGAGGAGTGGAATccaaaatcaattttgttagATGCCATATAACCTTGTCCTCACATTTGTTTGATCTGATTCTTGTACTACTGATGAACACTTGGTTGTCTCTCCAGTAGCGTCCACTATCAcagttttatataaatattcatGTTTCCTTCATTATGGTAGCTTGCAATAGTGTGATAGTTATCTCTAATGCTTTCATAATACTGGGAtgctttttattatattttttctcttgttaAAGTCAGAGTGTTGGTGACCGTGATTGTTTTAACAAACCCCATGGCATTGAATTAGCATTTTTCTTCtgttatattgttattttgCCCGAAGACATAAATAATTGAAGCCAAACAAAAATTCGGTCAGCTTGTGTTACAAACCCTGCTCCATGTTGCTCAAATTGGTCATGCTATTGACAGTATGAGAAATCAGCTGATGCGTAGTTTCTGACTATTTAACTTCTTGTTATGTGAAGCATTGGCAGACTGATTGTGAGTAGCTCTTATTGGGCGATTTACTTCAGACAGAAAAGTTAAAAGCGATATGAAGAGCTGCCGAGTAGTTCATATGGATCTGTCAACTAAACTACTTAGTTTACCTGGTCATTGACATCTACCTGAATTGGGGTGGTTTCCATTTGCCCTAGGccatgttatcttttctaGGGTGCTGATCATCCATACAATATTGCAGATACGTGACATGCTCTGGCAACATTAGGTTAATGTcacgtatgtttgatgagcgAAGGTGACATTTGATGCGTTCACTTTGCGGTGACGTTACTGCGTAGTGTCAACCTCCAATGCAGCTGGGGCGATGAAAAATTGTAGTTACTAATCATCTTTTGGTCAATGAAAACTGACACCTGGAGAGGCAAGGTGATGACGAGAGTCAAACTCTTACCGTGGCGAGGACTTAAGCTTTCTAACTTTCATAATATGTGCTTTTGACAACGATGGGAGTTGAACTCTGACTAATAATCTTTTGCTTATAATGTATGTATTAAGTCCAAAAGTTTGGTAGAACCATTGGCAAGAATGAGGTAATTAAAAGGGCTAGAGGCCTTGAAATCGTCTGGTGGCTGGAACAAGATTAAGCGGATTAGCTGGCCTGAAAACTGGAAAGGTTTTATGAGCCTTCTCACTCACACATCTTGAAACCAATCTGCACCAAGAATGAAATGACAGGACCAAATGATATGAAGCTGAGTAGTTTATCCATGGGACTAAATTATacgcaattttttttatatacatagGATATTCtatcaataaaatttcaaaactcaTACATCATTAGTCGCCATCAAATAAAAGGACAAATGACATATTGCCATACAAAACCCTATTTAAAAGAGGTTCAGATGAGCCTAAGTAGAAGAACATAaattctcttttatttattcagaAGCATTAAAGTATTTCCTACTCAGAAACTTGTTTTTTCTGATACTGATAAGGCCAAAGTCTAAAAATTTCTTAAGCATCGATGCTATTGGAACCGTCCAAACATCAATGCTTATGCATGCTTAAACCTTACCAATCGAACGGCTCCAAGCATTAACATGATTCAAGCATTAAACCTTACCACGTGGTGATATTAATCTACGTGTTAAAATATGATTAAACGACATGATTCATGTGTCGTAGATTTAGAATATAGTAGTAttgttttgataaataaatatacgTGCTATAATATGGGTAGACTGTCACGCCGAAAATTTACTCCTATATATACACTACTACGCATGCACTTATGATAAGAGAAATTATATTCTTTCGGTTACCTTCTCcatgacaattttttttttttttttaatgtttgttcCTTCAACCATATAAATCACACAGGTCATTGCCAAACTGTCATATCATCATATGAACAAAGATTCTCTTTGGCAGAACAAATTCCTAAAATCATATAGCCAGATAAATTGTTCCTTCACTTTCCcacttctcattttcttcttcaaaattaGTTTCTTGGTACCACTTTCTTCTTTCCCTGGAAAACACAAAGACCTTATTCCTTTTGATCGCTCACCATCTTCTCTAGCTACCACACACTAAAAAtccttaaaaaatagaaaaagggaaagagagacagagacgGGGAGAGGAGACCCTACAGCTTTTTGGGAGTCTACAATTCTTTTATGACTTAAAAACTAAGCAGGAACTTGTGACTGTAAAAGAACAAGTCATGGATAGAATTCCACCTCCTAGTGATAAAAAGGAAGGTTTATTTTCTTGCTGGGGACGTCTAAAGTTGAAGCTTCCATGGATAAGAGAACTCGGACGACAGGCAACCACAAGGCAGAGAAATGTCGGAAATCAGGGCGGTTATCGGTATGATCGTGTGAGCTATGAAAAGAACTTTGATGATGGTTCTTGGGACAAAATGAATGAGGACTCTTCTCAACGAAGCTTCTCAGCCAGATATGCTGCCTCTTCATTCAAATCACATGGAGATAAGTAATAAAGATTGGATTATACATTAGTGGCCATACCtggttgatattttatctCCACTCTTAGTTTATGAACTTCTTCTATTTGTGGAAGTGAAGGAGATTAATCTGTTCATGTTCTGGTGCTGTaactatatatgtataaataatggattaattttttgttaaagaaaatttataaaaagaattaaaggTTTCCCCTTGGGAAAAATATTTTGGACATTTTGTATTAGGGATGAATGCAAGCTTGCAACAAATCTTTTGACTATCTTCATGTCTGTTGCTGTTGCTTGGT contains:
- the LOC117613620 gene encoding pentatricopeptide repeat-containing protein At1g09900-like translates to MDMVVPLKQTPDGFCSFHRVHRNSTRKSGTFGGRVSDKVGPTTPSSVRVFVGCRTRFLVLSDSIQCRIHDGYQKHRRKPVLVASKVETLSSNGRLQNVENTPHGSLNKMDSSNGFEEFESNNQLRRLVRNGELEEGFKFLETMVFRGDIPDNIACTSLIRGFCKSGKTRKATRIMNILEESGAILDVITYNVLISGYCKAGEIDNALRVLDRMSVSPDVVTYNTILRTLCDSGKLTQAMEVLDRQLQRECYPDVITYTILIEATCKEYGVEQAMKLLDEMRSKGCKPDVVTYNVLINGICKEGRLDEAIRFLNEMPSSDCQPNVITHNIILRSMCSTGRWMDAEKLLADMVHRGCSPSVVTFNILINFLCRKGLLGRAIDILEKMPKHGCTPNSLSYNPLLHGFCKEKKMDRAIEYLDIMVSRGCYPDIVTYNTLLTALCKDGKVDNAVGILNQLSSKGCSPVLITYNTVIDGLSKVGKTERAIELLDEMRKKGLKPDIITYSSLVGGLSREGKVDEAIKFVHDLEDSGIKPNAITFNSVMLGLCKAKQTGRAIDFLAYMVSKGCKPTEATYTILIEGIAYEGLAKEALELLNELCCRGVVKKSSAEQVAVRM